The Apis mellifera strain DH4 linkage group LG13, Amel_HAv3.1, whole genome shotgun sequence genome includes a region encoding these proteins:
- the LOC724946 gene encoding cytochrome P450 6a14-like (The RefSeq protein has 1 non-frameshifting indel compared to this genomic sequence), translated as MYIGLEILCGIVITLIAFYCYLTINNNYWKNRGIPGPKPVPGFGNMKNVIFGKESVSQFLTRMYNEYKDEPMIGVFSKRTPVLIVKDVDLIKTILIKEFPKFANRGLFPIFSRDPLTHHLFNLEVERWKPLRTQFTPLFTSSKLKEMFSLILECSNHLESYMDTLIKKGEPIDMREVSARYTTDVVGSCAFGIDMNSLSEKESVFRRLGKLIFATNLRKILSIRIQDMLPWLYNSFLYVLPRDEKTRIIMKLMTETMEYREENNVFRPDFINMLLNLKKHPEKIDIELTDDLLAAQIFIFFAAGFETSSSTISNALYELALNPDIQEKLRKEIKEFEARNNGEWRYEIMKEMEYLEKVFQETLRKYPSLPFLNRKLINDYTFESNNVTVSKDLKIWIPVYGIHHDPDIYPDPEKFDPERFSKKEEIMKRHPMHFLPFGHGPRNCIGARFAVYQTKIGLIKILRNFEVQVCNKTLIPYKVNPYTSLLIPITGLYLNVVKLEN; from the exons atgtatatCGGTTTGGAAATTCTTTGCGGTATAGTGATAACGCTTATCGCGTTCTATTGCTATTTAACGATCAATaacaattattggaaaaatcgtGGAATACCTGGACCAAAACCCGTGCCTGGATTCGGCAATATGAAAAATGTGATATTTGGAAAGGAATCGGTTTCACAGTTTCTCACGAGGATGTACAACGAATATAAGGACGAGCCGATGATCGGAGTATTTTCAAAAAGGACACCCGTTTTAATCGTTAAAGATGTAGATCTTATAAAGACCATCCTGATCAAAGAATTCCCCAAATTTGCGAATCGAggattatttccaattttctcg CGAGATCCATTGACTCATCATCTGTTCAATTTAGAGGTTGAAAGATGGAAGCCGTTGAGAACACAATTTACCCCGTTGTTCACTTCCAGTAAACTTAAAGAAATGTTCTCCCTGATTCTCGAGTGCTCGAACCACTTGGAAAGTTACATGGACACGTTGATAAAGAAAGGAGAGCCCATCGATATGAGAGAAGTTTCGGCCAGATACACAACCGATGTCGTTGGAAGTTGCGCTTTCGGGATAGATATGAACTCCCTCTCGGAAAAAGAGAGCGTATTTCGTCGCCTCGGCAAATTAATCTTCGCCACGAATTTGCGAAAGATATTAAGCATTAGGATCCAGGATATGTTGCCATGGTTGTACAATTCATTCCTCTACGTATTGCCACGAGACGAGAAAACGAGAATCATCATGAAACTCATGACCGAGACGATGGAATACAGAGAGGAGAACAATGTTTTCAGGCCCGACTTTATAAACATGCTGTTGAACCTCAAGAAACATCCGGAAAAGATTGACATTG aGTTGACGGACGATTTATTAGCGGcccaaattttcattttcttcgcgGCAGGTTTCGAAACTTCTTCGTCAACGATTAGCAACGCCCTTTACGAATTAGCTTTGAATCCGGATATCCAGGAGAAGCTGcgaaaagaaatcaaagaatTCGAAGCTAGAAATAATGGGGAGTGGAGATATGAAATCATGAAAGAAATGGAATACttggaaaaagtttttcaag AGACTCTGAGAAAATATCCATCTTTGCCGTTCTTGAATAGAAAGTTAATAAACGATTATACCTTCGAAAGTAACAATGTAACAGTTTCcaaagatttaaagatttgGATACCGGTTTACGGGATTCACCACGATCCAGATATATATCCGGATCCAGAAAAATTCGATCCTGAAAGATTCTCGAAGGAGGAGATAATGAAAAGGCATCCTATGCATTTTTTACCTTTTGGACATGGACCAAGAAATTGCATTg GTGCACGATTTGCGGTATACCAAACAAAGATCGGATTAATAAAGATTCTTCGTAATTTCGAGGTGCAGGTTTGCAACAAAACGTTAATTCCTTACAAAGTTAATCCGTATACGTCTCTTTTAATACCAATAACGGGTTTATACTTGAATGTTGTTAAGTTGGAAAATtag